The Vitis vinifera cultivar Pinot Noir 40024 chromosome 3, ASM3070453v1 region attaccatttttataaaaaaattcataaatttcttaattaggttttattgtaatgtattgtaatgtaaatatatttatattgtaattataacatatttttgttatgcttgtattgtataataaaagtaataatattaagGATCACCTTTTATACGTTATTAATAttcaatatatcaaatatattaacatcatccactcgatgcattgagaaaaaaaatttatatgaaaattaaaaaaaaaaaacactatgcaaatgaaaaaaaatcatataaatttttttaaattattttattataaaaataaaaaatgattaaacattttctatcattttcttattatttttagagaatctgaattaaaaattaaacattttatcttccttaaatttaatacaaaaacataatttatcaatttaaaattaatatatatatatatatatatatatatatatatatatgaaaaaatcatcatttttattatataattataaaaattatttttttcttcataaaattaaaaattagaataaaaataaaaaaaggtaaaaaaacaataaatgatattttgaaaatattttttaaaagtatttttgttttaaatagtaaatttaaataacaaattatatataattgtaagggttaaacccaaaattttgatttaaaatttaaatatcaataattacaataaatgtgggACCCATGTACCATAAATGTATTGACAAATAAAGTGAAatgctttaaatgctttgaattttacAAGTTTTAGTTAAATGACAGTTTTGGTATATTAAGCTTACTAAAGTCCTCCccaataattattaaaagataccACCATTTCTAGTAATTATTTTGCCCAGTCTACCCTTTTGGATAATTCTCCCttaaataaacttaatttataatcatttgacagtgattttaaaaaatatttttaatatttaaaaaattttatatttaaaatgtgaaaaatgttttttaaaatcgcTACTATTCTTAGTTGTATTTTTTGGTCAAAGATAGATTCAAACATAAGGCAAGCATGAAGACGGGGCAAGTGAAAGGGTGCAACCTGGCGTTGAGGGTCCAATAACAGTCAAAACGCGTCCTTCTCATCCCCTCCACCTCATCCCCGCTTCCCTTCTCACGTACCTCCACGTGTCCCCACAGTTACCAACCCACCCGTCACTCTATCACACTTCCCACACTCTTTTCTCCAAAATCAAAACCATCTCCTTCcacctctttctctctctccctatCTGTTTACGGACTcgctctccctctctctctccccgtGGGCTTTTATGGAGAACTACACTTATACCTCCTATGCGGACTCCGGCGAGTCTTCGCCCAGATCCAGAGAGCTGGAGTTTGAAAACAGTGGCGCCGCTTCATGGGAGGACCAGCCTCTCCACCAACCTTCCAAGGTCAAGTTCATGTGCAGCTATGGCGGCAAGATCCAACCTCGTCCCCACGATAACCAGCTCTCCTACACCGGCGGCGAGACCAAGATTCTCTCTGTTGATCGCTCCATCAAGTTCTCCCCCCTAATCAACAAGCTCTGCGCCCTCTGCGAGGCCGACGTCTGCTTCAAGTACCAGCTTCCCGGAGAGGATCTCGACGCTTTGATCTCTGTCACCAACGACGACGATCTCGAGCACATGATGCACGAGTACGACCGCTTGTGTAGGCCGTCGGCCAAACCCGCCAGGCTGAGGTTGTTCCTTTTTCCCGCCACTCCGCCCAGTGTTGGCTCCGGTGACATGAAAACCGAGCGTGAGCGGTTCTTTGAGGCTATGAATTCGGGTCCGATTCAATCCGTTGACGCGACATCGCCTCCGGCAACCGCGCCGCCGAGCAATGTGGATTTTTTGTTCGGTCTGGACAAAGGGGTCTCGCCGCCTGCTCCGGTGGCGAAGTTGCCAGTTCCGGTGCCGGAGCCGCCTGTTCCGGCGGAGATTCCGTCCTTGGTTAATCCCGGCGGTGACGGTCGGGTTTTCGCAGCCGATTTGGGGGTGAACCAGGCAGAGATCCAGAGGCAAATCCAGGATCTGCAGAGACTGCAAATTTCGGCTCAAGAACAAGGCGCGTATCAGAGGAAAAGCGACGACAACATGTACGGAGGTTATGCCGGAGATTACTATGTCCAAAAAATGCCGGAAAAGGCGCCGCCACAGTCGACGATTCCAGCAACCGTTCCCGCCACATACTGGCAGGAGAAACGCGCCCCTGGCGGGGGCTTTCCGGGGGGTGTGCCAGCGACGCCAGGACTACAGGAACAACCGGTGTACATGATTCCAGCTCCGGCGAGCGTCTATCACACGCCAGTGGCGCGACCGGTGACTGGTCAATCCGGTCAGGGTTACTATGCGATGAGGATGGGTCCAGATGTTTACCGTGAACAGACGCCAATGTACAGCGTCATGCAGCAGCCACCTGTACAGGCTACTATGCCAGCTCCGGCGCCGAAATTACCGAATTACAGCGAAGGACTTGGAATGGGACGGCCAAGCGGAGTTGGGGTGGCGGATACGGGGTACACTCAGGTGGCGTACGATAGTCAGGGGAGGCAGGTGTACTACACTGCGCCGGGTGGTGTAGTTGCGCCGTATCAGACAATGGCGGCGGTCAGCACCACATCTGGACCGTTGAATCAAGAGAGCGGCAAGGTAACCGCGGCCAAGCTTTCACaagcatcggtgtgagtatcacattatatatatatataaaaatatttatatcttaattttcgGAAATAAGTTAATTATGTGTCATGCctgttttgaattttgtaatAATTACAACTTCTGTTTTGTAAATATGCCTTTGCAGATCTTACGAAGTTTATTATTACTCTAATTAAACTACAATTATTATGTCAAATTGTTGAAtgattctaaaattttgaaattttggtcAAACTTGAGTCAATTGCTCAGTTCTTATTTGGCGTCTTGAATCAGGCTCAAGCTAGCTCAGGAAATTGAAAATTCTCAGTAAGTAGATTTTCTTGTCGGACAATTTGCAGACTATATTAGGCAATTTGTTCTGGACAATTATGaaggaatttttatttgttctggCAACTTCTgctatttattcttaaaaataaaaataaaaataaaaagtaaagtcCAGGGGACAGTCTAGAGGATAGGAATTGGATTAGTGGATTAGAGGCTTGGAGGTTGAGATTTCTGGTTcattcatttgatatttgaagaTATTGTTAGTATTACGAAAATTGGGTTTCTGGCTTGCCTCTTCATCATGGAATTCAGCCAACCACCTAAATTAGAGTGAAGTCAACTTcagttgaaattatttaactaCTTGattaggaaagaaaaggaatttgaaaaagCAACAATTTGGTTAGAGTTCAAAAATTAGGACAACCAAACACATTTGTTAAATTTAAAGacacaagagaaaaaaattgcatggtgaggaaagaaaaataatgttgaagaaagttatttttttatgtttggttttaatataaaaaagttaaatctaattaaaattagtaagaaatttatatattttaaggaaagaaaaataatgtttaagaAAATGGTTTAAAGAAAAgctaaatatgattaaaattagataaaaatttatatattttaaaattatgtaatttttgtatgaaaatttaattattcttagagaatttatatatatatatatatatatatatatatatatatatatatatatatatttcaaatttctgcATTGAAATACACTTTTTCTggtatattaaataataaaattggagctaattattttcaaaaataaaaaaagtcatgaTGTGGAAGCAAAAGAAACCAAAATGGTAGGTTTATGGTTTGTTGGTATTTTGGCAGCTAGAAACCCCTTTTTCCACATTGTTGCCATCTAGTGTTGATTGAGATGCGTGTGGAACTTCCAACCAGCTTCAGtcatggaaaggaaaaaaaaccaaaggggGACACCAAATCTCCATTCATTGATTTGAGCTATGGAATTTCCATGGACAAGCGTAGGCTTTCCTTCTCGGACAAGACCCACCaccattgatttatttgttcttAGGGCACTGTACTTAGCTTTAAGACATTCAATTGCTCTTTTTAATTGTAAGAATGGGGTGTGTCTTTTTGGGTTTTTCCACAAAACCTTGGCCAGATTCACACTTAGGGGGTTGAGGAGAAAGAGTGGTCccgttttcttttctttgaggAGGCGTGGCACTATTCTCTTCGGCTAAGTATTTGGGCTTGATTTGACCtcttttattctatattttgagccatttcccatttttttatgtttcaattGGATTATTTTTGGTACATGTAATACTAAATAACATCAcatactattttaaaataatttgagtaCTAAATAAATGAGTTTGGATCCATCATTCATGTAGCATATCAATCATCTCAACCAttgtttagatttatttttaaatattttgtggTCAAAAGAATAAAGTTAAGATACCTTTGacttatttgaattatttagtaaaaactattaaaaaaattaatatggaaAACgacatattaaataaataaataaataatatcctAAAAAATACCTTCAAATTTGGGATGACAATAGGATGTGTTTGAGATGGACCACTTCATCTTAACCCTAACtcaattatttgaatatattatCATCAcgcctaaaaaaattaaacggatAGGATAGGTATGAAAATTTCGCATGTGTGCTCCgctttgtttaatttttcaaaatttaaaattaaataaacataatttataaatcaattttataaattttataaatttattttaacaagaaattttatttattttttatttaaaaaaaagaaaagaaaatgaaaaaacaattaaaataatcttttatttaattatatgtaTAAACAAGGCGAGATAAAACAAGATAATATTCAAACTCACTTAAActtaatttagtttaaaaagaattttccaaacttagccttaactcatttttctttattttgaacTCATCTTATTTGGGCGAGACGAGACATCTTTTTGCataaaacaatagaaaacatgatatgatgtaataaattttagattcattaataaattaatttatttatgattctaattccCTTTATTATCTCTTTTGCATTAATTCTTTATTCAAGTATTCACATTCATATTACTTATATTGTATATGATTTGTGTGCATTATAAATTGtacaaaagatctaagtcatgggttacTTGTAGGGTCAGTTCATGGCTTTGAATATTCTAGTAGAGACCGTAGTGCATTacttcctaattagagggataacTTGTTTTAGTCATTAATTAATGTCATTTTGTATAGAAATAGGGATAATGATCACATTTTAAGCTTGATTCTAGCATTAAAAGCCTCTTTCAACTAAGCAATTGTTAGTCACCTTGTATGTGCtcgatttatatatatatatatatatatatattttcaagtttttgatGTTTACAACCATATTTCATGAATAATGATGACCTTGGGATTCTCTCATAACATCTTAGATGTAAGAATGAAGTGTGAATTGAATTGAAGAATTAAGGTTGCAAGGAACTCTCAAGTGTTGTCCTTgttcaatcaataaaatattttgaagtggTTAAGGAGTCTAGAGACGTCCAAATGAGctaaaacaaacttttttagaTTTCTGACTTCTCGAAGTTAGATTTGATcaagtttcataatttttgGAGGTTGTTTGCACATGAAACCAACTTGGGAAAAAGGGTGATGTTCTCAGCTTTCAAGCGTTGTTCCAAACAATCTACAACTATTTTTGTTAGAttcctcacttcttgaactGAAATCTAACCAcgttttagtatttttttggaGGTCATTTGCTTTAGGGACCAACTAGAAAAAGAAGAGTGGTGTTATAGCATAAGGGAACCATAAGTGCACCACCTAGCTACTGCTACCCTCTtctttggataaaaaaaaaaaaaagcgccAAAAGGGTGTTGCTATAGCTTGTTGCCCCTTTGCTCCAAATTTGCCCTTTTAGGCCTACTCCATGGGCCAATGTGTAATCCTCACTTAAGCCTACTAAAAGGCTTTTAAATGAGACCCATTACAACCTTTAAATGCTATAGTTATGGCCTAATTCATCATTTTCCATTCCACTTGAGGCCCACTTATTTACCCATTCATAGATCTTTCACTTTGATTGGATCtttgacttgtccatgtaacaAGAGATTAGCAACCATATAGGGGGTTGGATCTTTTCCCTTAGGGAGGAGTTCTTGCATGTTCTTGATCATTCTTAGAGCCAACCATGGAAGGGAGATCTTAGACCCACTTTCATTTTgaagttttctttattttcttgttcttgCTATCATTTATTTCCTTTGTCTTGAattgttcttgtttttttttttttaatatgtaattacatttttttatcatcatttatcattataattttggatttgatttaaggtttcaatattcaatttcttgttttctattttattttttcaagttaGTTTCCATGTAATGTCTATTGATTAGTTATTTAGATTGGGGAAAGGGAGCTATAGGGCATCATCTTCCACCATTGGAATGACCATATGCTCATaatgtatttaaaattaaaagtagtTTGTCAATCGATtcccttttatttaattaaaggcTCCATTTCTTGGTATTTTCCAGATTAGATATTAAGGGTTTCCCTTGAGGTTTTCCAAACACTTGATGAAGAAGTCATTTTGACTTGGAACAGTCATAAGCGAGTCCTTGAGATTCCAATTTGGCAAATAGATGAGATATTGGAAGTTATTAAATGTTCCCAAATTATATACTTTTGCAAATTGAGTTCAAGGTCCTTGTAGGGTATTCCAAGCACTTAATGGGAAAGTCTTTTTGACTTGGAATAACCCTATTCAAGcctttaaaattacaatttataaaATCATCAATATGTTGGGAAGAATTGAATGTCATGGTTGGGAATCAATTGATAAATTAATGTCTCTAAAATCAATGTAAATTCTTTTGTTGGACATTTTCTGACTAAGAGAACAATTAGCTATCTTGGTTGAGATAATGATAACAAAGGACATTTCATGGTGCAAAGGGAAACCCATAGTGTATATCTTCTCTTCACCTATTTGTTACAAGTAGTTAAGAAGTTTTAACTAAATCTTGTTTTCGCAAAACAATCTTCCAACAACTTTCTTGCTCAAAGTAAGATTCAAGAAAGAATTTCCCACTACATCTATCTCTCATTTGTAGAAGCTCTTCACTACACCTATATTCCAATATCCCTTTCTTAAAGTTCAACACTTGTGTGGACCAACATTTTTCATCTCCAATCAATGacaaaactcattttttattatgaaaaattgatttttgaaaatattggagtcaccacttatttttatttatttttaaagtaaaaataaaataaaaaatagaaccctaagaaaaatgattccttatttggaaaagcatgtaTTTGAAAACCGAGTCTAAGTCTGGGGttaagttacctattgggaagggtACCATAAGGTaccacccctctaagccttaaatAAAGTTTTCAACTAATCAAGTTGAGGTTATGACAATTGATCGATAAATCATGGGTgctaaagaacaaaaataaggCAAATGTGATAACAACAAAAGCCTAGAAAAATACTACTCACACAAGACATGCATAaacatataagaaaataaaataaatgtaccTCAATAGCAATCCAAAGCACTTCCATAAAATAATAGGGTCAATTCAACAAGTAGAACATAACAAATGTTCTATGATACACACAACATGCATTCCACTCAAATCAAGAATCAAATAAGTGATCAAGACATAACAAAATGTAATCGAGtataagaatatataaataCAAGACAACATGTCCATGGAATTAAGTAAATAAAGGATAGAGGAAGCGTACCTTGATGGCATACGAAGCGCTTTCATAACACTAAAGAGATTAActtaatgaatgaaataatgaaTGCAATATCATGGACAATGTCTCATTTTACATAcaataaaatccaaaataaagagCAAAGAAGTGAAATAAGATAAGATAATACACAACAATTAGATTAAAGAATTCAACATATATTCATTCAcaaaataattccaaataacATGTCAAAAGAGGGATAGAGATATGAAAGAAAACTtagtatatataatatttatataatgtatagcaaaagtaaaaaaaacctaaaagcaTGACTAAGTTAAATTATCAACAACAAACAAGACTTTCCACAACAGGGCAGAACATAAgcattcataaaataaatcttaaagaAAAACCTAGAGgtgttattttatcaaaataaagaatagaaaacatcTTCAATATATCCAAATCACAATTCAAAAATCCAAATGATTTAATTAGGTTCCAATCAATACTAGATTAATCCATAGTAAGGACACCATACAAAATAATGAGCATACGACCACAATAGAGGAACTTgcaaaataaatcctaaaaaaaaaatctaaaaaagaatttcattataaaaaaaattagaaaatatctcCTATATGTCTAGATGATAACACAAAAggccaaattatttaattatgtcTTGTTTAATACCATATTTAATCACAATTACATTGGTAAAAAAATAGAGCAAATTTCAATAacatattaaaatgaatttatttgacTAACCTAGAGGCATggtaaaatcaagagaaaatcTGTACAATAGATTCAATATGCCCATAttataggaaaaataataaaatgattaaattacataaaaaacatatttaaattaagcTAAATAATCTATAAATATAAAACGAGGTTAGTGCTGTAGgtgtaggaaaaaaaattatttttcccacttaagaaatttatttttaatgaaataggGTCCTAAACTTAACTTTAAGTAGTTCAAATGAagacaaaaataacaaaacaaaaaaagtcaagaaataatttaatttttcaaaatcaatttggaTGTCTAAAATAGGGTTTAAATTAGACTTGTGTAAAAAccaatttaaatatttgaattgaaaaatgatttcaagcctaaattaataattttttttttttgacaagttTAGGAAGTTAGGAACATcataaaaacatcaaaataattttagaagaaTTTTAAGTGCCTTGATTCCAATTTCATCCCAAGGGTCAGTGAATCAAGCAAAATGACAATAAGCTTTCGTTGGGAAAAGTTGAATGTATATTAGACTTCACCAAGGTCCAAATTAAATGTCCACAAATTTAATCCATGTCTCCTAATCCTCTATAATCATGATGAAGCTTATGAGGATAGAGAATTACTTCATTATTTGGAGCCATGGATTTTATTCATGTGAGAAAActaaaaatcaatgaaaattaataagaaaagtACATACCGATTGAAATATggttacatgtttttttttatgatttttttttatagttataaTCTGGAGATCTAAgatgaatttggaaaattaaaaatcaattttttttttttatagaaagacccttgaaaaatattttaaaacaattgatTCACATAAAATCTCAAGATGAGAACAAGATAACACAACTCAAGGTCAGAGaaggtgtgtgtgtgtgtgtgaatgtGAGTGGTAGTAGCTAAAATTAAactcaaacatatatatataaacaatcaaataaatggaacctaaagcaaaatatcaagTGGTGctcctttctttatttcttttcctaatGTTGTGTATACGTTCCAAAAGagtcctatttttttttttacaaacaaaaaacaaattgaaataataataataataataataataataataataataataatagcaaatCTTAAGTCAtgaaacctatttaaacaatttgAAGTCATCACAAGCCTTTAGTAGTCTATGAAAGTGCTCTAAAGAAGTGACATCCTTATCACTCAACATAGAGCTATTTTGGTTGGTGAATGTTTGTAAGTCTAGTTTAAGTAACACCTAGATGAGGCTCAATAGGTGATTAAAACTTTTTAGCtcaaaattgattattttaatcttttaacattttcttttggtAAGGaaatataatgaataaaaacaatgTAAAGTATACAAGTTCTTACATGATAAACCATCCACACAATCTTCTAGAGACTATGCAAATGTAAAAACCACAGGGTCAAAGATGTTTAATAACAAATCTACTATCAACAGAATAGTACACGATTTTACCTAATAGTTATGATGATCCCTAAGTTTTATTCCCCAACACCTATACCAAACTTCATGTTAAGACGTAGTACCACACATTCTCCTAGTAGATCTCACCTTAGTGCCCAAGAGGATCCAGATCTCTTTCTCAACCTAGTAGAAGTAAAGACAAATTATCATTGAGACTTTTTGTGAATAGGAAGACAAACTAGGTTTTTTCTAATGTTCCTATCAAAAATGAAATCCTCTTTAGGTAAGATATTTATAGCTTAAAGAATCTGGTGGATAACATTTAGAATTTTCCCAAAATAGagcttttaaaataaagaaaacaaagtttGGATTCTACTATAAGTGCTTGAGCACTTTTAGAGCACTTAAACACTCTTCTTAGCTCTTAAGCATTCCTTTCAATGCTTAAATGCTTGATGAGTCTTTTTAAACTAGTTTTAAACATTTTAGTTCTGTTTAAAAACCTACCATCCACACCATGCTTtaataaactcaaattttcCTTTGTAGAACCTTTCAATATCTATTTGTGTCATATTGGTTAATCACATAGCAACCTTGAGTCTTCAATGAAATGTAAGACACAATCTAAATAGGTCATTATGGGGTTGAGTCCCTAAATGTAACAAAATTAGACTTCACTGTCTCCTTACTATCTCTTTTATGTATTGACATTGGTTTGAGCATTTAAACTCATattacttgcattgtacatgatttgggtgCATTAAAAGTTGTgtaaaagatacaagtcatgattTCCTTGCAAAATGATAGTTGTTCATAATTGGTTCATGAATTTTTGCAATCTAGTAAAGACTGTAGTGCATTACCTCataattgaagggatgacttgtcttagctGTCGGGATAAGTTTTCcttggtgagtgcactagtgtgtatgattaTTCATTGGACAAGGTCTACAGTAAATCATAACGTAAGCCTATCatattgtcatgattcatcaagttactatattgcatggactcttaaccttaagaggatattaAGCTTGTactgaaatcaataggaggctttgacctatggttGAGATCCTAATGTGGCCATATATCCCTATGAGTTGGGTCATTGTTGACGGAAGctagtggcaataggtattctcaatatagacaccatgatatctcatgggattgaaacAGTGTATccctttgggtgatccaaatGATATGTTATCATGAAATCTGTGGTtataataattcctttagtggaatttgatatatgttccttagagttagagtgtgtcagttgatcacataatggAAAGATCTATAACTTAAGAATTGGAGCAATAATCCTAATGGGCTGATAGCACTACCCTATTAGATTAAGGACACTGGTTCATGGAGAGTTTGCATGTAATGAATAGTAGATCATAGACTCAAGCTTTGTTTCGCTAtaatttcataggatattgAAATGTAACTGATTCTTTTAAGTAATGTGTTGCTTTAACTTCGGAATTGCATTCTAAGGaaactaatatttttctatgggtCTTAGTGGTTTCTATTCAAGCTCCTAGTTCATGGTGGCACATGTTTTGAGAGTATTTTAGGTATGTAATTCATAAGTATGAATAAAGTAAGATTGTAAAGTTGCACTAGATTTTATGAATTGACTTTCTAAAATaggtaaattaattaattaaagcatattagggttaattaattaattatgacctAGGTGGGCTAGTTTAGATGACCCAAACCCAATTTGACTCAAGTAACTTAAGCCCACAaggaagcctatataaacctCCTACCTCCTTAAAGGTTAGAGATTCAGTATTTTGGTTCAACTTTTTGAAATTCCAATGAAAGAAAACCTAGCCattttctagagagagagataaaCACATCATTCTCTTGTGTCAAGATCCATGAAGGGGAGATCAAATGGAAGATCAATAGGTGGATGAGTTCTACGATGCCCACAACACTATCTTTgaattggatttgatttgggaacatccaaatcttaGGTTTGAGTTTTATGTCTCTAAATCtttatttggtttttaattCCATATGTTTTCATTGTGATAGACTTAGAAAAGCCTAGGATAGAAAGCATGCACCCTACATGATCCAGGGCCAAGAAATAGAGTAATCTAGAGTTCTTAATAGTCCTATGTTAGAATGTTTGAAGCAAAATCACCAACTTTAAAACTACAAAATCTAATTTACCAATTGTTAGGATAGAACCTTTAAAAACATAACATGATTTAACAAAATGAGATTTCATTAATGTGTTTATATATTATGATTTCAGTTTCCATTTTTCTATCCAAGTTTGTATTAATATTTATCTAAACAGTCAAATTTGCTTCACTTGCATGGTATAGACTTAAGGTACATTAAGAGTTGTGTAGAAGATTCAAGTCATGAATTCCTTGCAAGTTAATGAGTTGTTTATAGTATATTCATAAACTTAGGCTAATGAATTACTTTAATGTGGTTAAACAACTTAGCTATTAACCTAAATTTCAAATGAGTAGGCTAATGAATGACTTTAATTTccttaaaaataacatcttgAATAATAGGAAAGAGAATAAACCTAATCAAAAGCCTAGAAATCAACAAAGCTCCTGTAAGTCACCACCTAGGATTAAACAAGTTTAGATGAGAAAGAGAGGGCTAAATGTCAGGTTGTCTTCATTGCACTTAAAGCTAGATCCTCTAGTGAGTGGTACTTTAATATTGCTCTAGACACATGATAGGAAACAAGTCCTTTTTCACATCTCTCGAGGACTATAATGGTGGTATCGTCATCTTTAGGGATGGAATCTTAGCTCGTGTGAAAGACAAGGGAATTATATTTATCCCTGATTGTCTTAAATTAGATGGAGTTCTCTATGTAGATGGACTCAAGGCAAACCTTTTAAGTATTAGTCAGATTTGTGACAAAGATTATAGGGTGAATTTTTTCCAAGACTTATGTGAGGTAGtcaataaagaaggaaaagtcATTATCATAGGGCATAGGAAAGTTGAAAATTGTTATGCAATAAATCTTAACTCTAAAACACCTTTTGTGTGCAATAGGGCAAAACTAAACCTTACTGAGCTCTAGCATAGAAGGTTAGGTCACATAATCCATAGGGATCTTGTACACTTAGTAAATAGTGAAAAAGTTAGAGGTATTCCTAAGCTAAGTGGTGAACCTAAAACCATTTATGTTGAGTCCATGAAAGGTAATTAACAAACAAAAAGTTCACAC contains the following coding sequences:
- the LOC100254138 gene encoding uncharacterized protein LOC100254138; protein product: MENYTYTSYADSGESSPRSRELEFENSGAASWEDQPLHQPSKVKFMCSYGGKIQPRPHDNQLSYTGGETKILSVDRSIKFSPLINKLCALCEADVCFKYQLPGEDLDALISVTNDDDLEHMMHEYDRLCRPSAKPARLRLFLFPATPPSVGSGDMKTERERFFEAMNSGPIQSVDATSPPATAPPSNVDFLFGLDKGVSPPAPVAKLPVPVPEPPVPAEIPSLVNPGGDGRVFAADLGVNQAEIQRQIQDLQRLQISAQEQGAYQRKSDDNMYGGYAGDYYVQKMPEKAPPQSTIPATVPATYWQEKRAPGGGFPGGVPATPGLQEQPVYMIPAPASVYHTPVARPVTGQSGQGYYAMRMGPDVYREQTPMYSVMQQPPVQATMPAPAPKLPNYSEGLGMGRPSGVGVADTGYTQVAYDSQGRQVYYTAPGGVVAPYQTMAAVSTTSGPLNQESGKVTAAKLSQASV